One region of Theileria equi strain WA chromosome 4 map unlocalized gcontig_1105316255039, whole genome shotgun sequence genomic DNA includes:
- a CDS encoding hypothetical protein (encoded by transcript BEWA_054160A) — protein sequence MAWPPLPPVSPKKKVETKEKSPEEQEKEFKEKRKEARTKLEGEIKKVKEKPVEDRKEKYEKKTDGTVEQWLAKSCAVETGIKLLYEEAKAKVNTVKDKDRKKHFTTELEKIKKNVDTVSKDIEEIKKVMTSEDPKLIEKALGYFLAHYRIRSMVKTDVTDLILEIDREQGTGDDVINTLDRYLTVLKNSALDK from the coding sequence ATGGCCTGGCCACCGCTTCCACCAGTTAGTCCCAAGAAGAAAGTGGAAACGAAAGAGAAATCTCCAGAAGAGCAAGAAAAGGAGTTTAAAGAGAAAAGAAAAGAGGCCAGGACTAAGTTAGAGGGAGAAATCAAGAAGGTAAAGGAAAAGCCCGTAGAGGATAGAAAAGAAAAGTATGAGAAAAAAACCGACGGTACGGTTGAACAGTGGCTTGCAAAATCCTGTGCCGTAGAAACTGGTATAAAGTTGCTGTATGAGGAAGCAAAGGCAAAAGTAAACACCGTTAAGGACAAAGACCGCAAGAAGCACTTTACAACCGAGTTGGAAAAGATCAAGAAAAATGTCGATACTGTAAGCAAGGACATTGAAGAAATTAAGAAAGTTATGACTAGTGAGGATCCAAAACTCATAGAAAAGGCATTGGGATACTTTTTAGCACATTACAGAATCCGTTCTATGGTCAAGACCGATGTTACGGACCTCATCTTAGAGATTGATAGAGAACAGGGAACCGGTGATGATGTTATAAATACTCTGGATAGGTACCTCACTGTATTGAAAAATTCTGCCTTGGATAAGTGA
- a CDS encoding ABC transporter, ATP-binding protein domain containing protein (encoded by transcript BEWA_054170A) translates to MEEEQVPLGNRYHFWESEVELVRKKTLAPDGKKFRYFDDKGIFNFVFMAWVYRWVKETSKRYLDPYMLHPLPLADQTIFWYPIFSKHVSDGIASLEAHESLSEDEKKKAKKPVRYLLFRALILTFWKRLLIIILVIIVLNTIGMSVAIFLHKLLSLLSENDLKFVTFLGLAISIVLIELLKDIGTSHIEYYVRRLSFIMDPCLRLTIFQHGLCYRRSPFGNFQSNAGACKSIIHSCSGEDKCTDNPLLCPARRYKNNEVTPKMYALILTDSYYLPFFTEAIPGFMNFLTSLTYGIILMSSQFNVKALTILIVSLSLVASMIVIELVNGLLMKYYLGIRDHRISKSSEVISGLYLIERMAFGDIGHDIITETRNDELKIIFARFLLSLVNKVLMTLIMCVNIIILVNDFVTQVRDATDDQSIDPSGLLASIFVIMKIVGPLYMVPIYLRRMLFGINAFRRLELFFRTCSPNFYLPDNRFTGRNPLPEVQPGKYKTLPKGLVVMFKKASFAWVNSRKDLLDNTGTTCLRNLDFVLNTGDLAIITGAQGSGKSNFIKAILGDMTLVEGSMAVLPLSTNMPIFYASQKVWLQKGTIKSNITFGHRFDEKLYNTVLKAVELEHDISTWEGGDLRKISENGYSLSGGQRVRVGLARAIYAYLIFSKTSREESGSDHSFLVVLDDCFTGLDPFVAKTIFKNLFENGKGLLAKGDVSTVLTISRNMLDACVSSEVLGVFPDAPIYTLRNETLVHENMLSSFIKNEIGNLEPPTPSDERVGLHAMPSKLRRMCSSDDYARGRRREIVESKYAESPTVQVLYKRHEVKDDDSKGFYPFKIYFRAAGWPIILFFLLTLIFSTLDSTKFIITSKVSDSIAGYTKSNKGVGVSLEEVKDYCYRSLRWIVILSIAVMIGILFRAVAMTYASFNGSLRIHEYCINSVFTNSSGVLNIKKSLSSIQTFLYMDTLSIDNMLSYYLHDVFVLLIEMGVQMLTLFFMMPWSAPIAIGLCLSILRFIVYYYIKACKNIAFSRLEAYNQIDSTIESAISGLSVCRSFKNEWKFVHTMAEHVDYNIRGTHLNNSAMFWSSIASRSFLTPLALFILLFPIIRSRYCDTGIKVGYYTIAYSLFLSVNNYFANFLEISYYLQLHLLPMRRFENFVLPNTKIKFDKRRNIHQTDVIVDHSASTGDGKLSSDNIKSTLRRRRHNEYAERRAVHCTSLKMLFFKHQVNLFDVSKYAVPGTTRIKLDNVSVHVVSRDSNEKHAILKNVTCSADTSDIIGVIGRTGAGKSTLLSVLQNLARNRGGSVLLDGCDLNDMPKNVTRQIIGVLPQLPFVFRGWTVRRFIDPRMLFEDADIEMALKNCGLLKFVMNLPGGKGIDTVIIPDHYHKDMPRYLKRAYYGPTLRPHELPSADNVNIDYGSALSNSQLRTLSVARLVLYREFYKILLVDEPPEDESGASKTADIPIYDLIKTHFQHCTTFIAAHDASILRFCTSVWVFHKGSLIRTCKTEDIVDTGSLSKIIEDCISEEN, encoded by the coding sequence atggaggaagaacagGTCCCTCTGGGGAATAGATACcacttttgggagagtgaGGTGGAGCTGGtcaggaagaagactcTTGCTCCAGACGGAAAGAAATTTAGGTACTTTGATGACAAGGGAATCTTTAATTTCGTGTTTATGGCATGGGTATACAGGTGGGTTAAGGAAACGTCAAAGAGGTATCTAGATCCTTATATGCTCCACCCACTTCCACTGGCTGACCAGACAATTTTCTGGTATCCTATATTCTCAAAGCACGTTAGCGATGGTATCGCAAGTCTTGAGGCCCATGAATCCCTCAGtgaggatgaaaagaagaaagcCAAGAAGCCTGTCAGATATCTTTTGTTCAGGGCTCTAATTTtgaccttttggaagaggTTGCTCATTATTATATTGGTGATAATCGTGCTTAATACTATTGGTATGAGCGTTGCTATTTTTCTTCACAAGTTGCTTAGCCTATTGTCTGAGAATGACCTTAAATTTGTAACGTTTTTAGGGTTGGCCATCTCCATCGTACTCATTGAGCTACTAAAGGATATTGGAACGAGCCATATCGAATACTATGTAAGAAGACTTTCCTTTATTATGGACCCGTGCCTTCGTCTAACAATATTTCAACATGGACTCTGCTACAGAAGGAGTCCATTTGGAAACTTCCAATCCAACGCAGGAGCTTGCAAGAGTATTATACACAGCTGCTCTGGAGAGGATAAATGTACGGATAACCCATTACTATGCCCAGCAAGGAGATACAAGAACAATGAGGTTACTCCAAAGATGTATGCCCTGATTCTCACAGATTCTTACTATCTCCCGTTTTTTACTGAGGCTATTCCTGGGTTTATGAATTTCTTGACATCACTAACGTATGGAATCATCTTAATGAGTAGTCAGTTTAATGTTAAAGCACTCACAATCCTTATAGTATCACTATCCTTAGTAGCATCTATGATCGTAATAGAACTTGTAAATGGTCTACTCATGAAGTACTACTTGGGTATCAGGGATCACAGGATTTCTAAATCAAGTGAGGTCATCTCTGGACTCTATCTAATTGAAAGGATGGCTTTTGGTGATATTGGTCACGATATCATAACTGAAACCAGAAATGATGAACTTAAAATAATCTTTGCTCGTTTCCTATTGTCTCTAGTAAACAAGGTTCTCATGACGCTGATCATGTGTGTAAATATTATCATATTGGTTAATGACTTTGTCACCCAAGTTAGGGATGCTACCGATGACCAGAGTATTGATCCTTCTGGACTGCTTGCATCAATTTTCGTCATCATGAAGATAGTCGGTCCGCTTTACATGGTTCCTATATACTTGCGTAGGATGTTATTTGGGATAAATGCGTTTAGAAGACTTGAATTATTCTTTAGAActtgttctccaaacttttacCTTCCTGATAATAGGTTTACCGGGAGGAATCCTTTGCCAGAGGTACAACCTGGCAAGTATAAGACACTGCCAAAGGGACTAGTTGTGATGTTCAAGAAGGCCTCTTTTGCATGGGTCAACAGTAGGAAGGATCTTCTTGACAATACTGGTACTACTTGTCTTAGGaaccttgactttgtcctcaaTACTGGTGACCTTGCCATCATTACTGGTGCTCAGGGTTCTGGTAAGAGTAACTTTATCAAGGCAATTcttggtgacatgactcttgttgaaggatcaatggctgTGTTACCTCTCTCTACcaacatgccaatattctatgcTTCTCAAAAAGTGtggctacaaaagggtaccattAAGTCTAACATCACCTTTGGTCACAGATTTGATGAGAAGCTCTACAACACAGTTCTGAAGGCGGTTGAACTTGAACATGACATATCGACTTGGGAAGGAGGTGACCTGCGTAAGATCTCTGAAAATGGTTATTCTCTCAGTGGAGGTCAGAGAGTCAGAGTTGGACTTGCTCGTGCCATCTATGCCTAcctcatctttagcaaGACTAGCAGAGAAGAGAGTGGATCTGACCATTCCTTCCTTGTAGTATTGGATGACTGTTTTACTGGTCTAGATCCATTCGTGGCGAAGACAATCTTCAAGAACTTGTttgagaatggaaaaggcTTGCTGGCAAAGGGTGATGTATCTACGGTACTTACCATTTCTAGGAATATGTTGGATGCTTGTGTATCATCTGAAGTTTTAGGTGTGTTCCCGGACGCCCCAATATACACATTGAGGAATGAGACTCTTGTGCATGAGAACATGCTAAGCTCTTTCATAAAGAATGAGATTGGTAATCTTGAACCTCCAACTCCATCTGATGAGAGAGTGGGCCTTCACGCTATGCCTAGCAAGTTGCGTAGGATGTGCAGCTCTGATGACTATGCCCGTGGCAGGCGTAGAGAGATTGTTGAATCCAAATATGCTGAGTCACCAACAGTTCAGGTATTGTACAAGAGACATGAGGTTAAGGATGATGATAGTAAGGGCTTTTATCCATTTAAGATCTACTTTCGTGCGGCAGGCTGGCCTATTATActgttcttccttttgaCTTTAATATTCTCAACTTTGGATAGTACTAAGTTCATCATTACTTCAAAGGTATCAGATTCAATTGCTGGATATACAAAGAGTAATAAAGGAGTGGGAGTTTCCCTTGAGGAGGTTAAAGATTATTGCTATAGATCCTTGAGATGGATTGTTATTTTATCAATTGCTGTCATGATTGGGATCTTGTTTCGTGCAGTCGCTATGACGTATGCTTCCTTCAATGGTTCATTAAGGATTCATGAGTATTGCATCAATTCCGTATTCACAAATAGCTCTGGAGTGTTGAACATTAAAAAATCATTGAGCAGTATACAGACtttcttgtatatggataCGCTTTCCATTGACAACATGTTGAGTTATTACCTACATGATGTATTTGTACTGTTGATTGAAATGGGTGTTCAGATGCTAACACTCTTCTTCATGATGCCGTGGTCTGCTCCTATTGCCATTGGACTCTGTCTCTCGATTCTTAGGTTCATTGTCTACTACTACATCAAGGCTTGCAAGAATATAGCGTTTTCACGTTTGGAGGCTTACAATCAAATTGACTCAACCATAGAATCTGCAATATCCGGTTTATCTGTATGCCGTAGTTttaagaatgaatggaaatTTGTTCATACAATGGCCGAGCATGTAGATTATAATATTAGAGGTACGCATTTGAACAATTCTGCAATGTTTTGGAGCTCTATAGCTTCTAGGTCATTTCTTACACCACTTGCTTTGTTCATACTCTTATTCCCTATTATTCGCTCAAGGTATTGTGATACGGGTATCAAGGTTGGCTATTATACCATTGCGTATTCATTATTCCTAAGTGTAAACAATTATTTCGCAAACTTTTTGGAGATATCTTATTATCTCCAATTGCATTTGCTTCCCATGAGGAGGTTCGAGAACTTTGTCCTTCCAAACACCAAGATTAAGTTTGACAAAAGGAGGAACATTCACCAGACCGATGTTATTGTTGACCATTCTGCATCAactggagatggtaagCTATCCAGCGATAACATCAAAAGCACCCTTCGTAGAAGACGTCATAACGAGTATGCTGAGAGAAGAGCTGTTCATTGCACTAGTCTCAAGAtgctcttctttaagcACCAGGTTAATTTGTTTGACGTGTCCAAGTATGCAGTTCCAGGTACTACTaggataaagttggataatGTGAGCGTGCACGTTGTCTCCAGGGATTCCAATGAGAAGCATGCCAttctcaagaatgttaCTTGTTCTGCGGATACCTCGGACATTATTGGAGTCATTGGCAGAACTGGTGCAGGAAAGTCTACCCTATTGTCAGTACTCCAGAACTTGGCAAGGAATAGAGGTGGTTCTGTCCTTCTAGATGGTTGTGATTTAaatgatatgccaaagaatgtgactAGGCAGATCATCGGAGTACTTCCTCAACTGCCCTTCGTATTCAGAGGTTGGACTGTTCGCAGATTCATTgatccaagaatgttatttgaaGATGCTGACATTGAAATGGCTCTGAAAAATTGTGGCTTACTCAAGTTTGTAATGAATCTCCCAGGTGGCAAGGGCATTGACACAGTTATTATACCTGACCATTACCATaaggatatgccaaggtATTTAAAGAGAGCTTATTATGGACCTACTCTAAGACCTCATGAGTTGCCTTCCGCAGACAATGTCAATATTGACTATGGATCGGCACTCTCAAACTCACAGTTACGTACACTATCAGTGGCAAGACTAGTGCTTTATAGAGAATTTTACAAGATACTCTTGGTTGATGagcctccagaggatgaatcaGGGGCATCTAAAACCGCTGATATTCCAATATATGATTTAATCAAGACACACTTTCAACAttgtacaacatttattgcAGCACACGATGCAAGTATCTTGCGTTTCTGCACCTCAGTCTGGGTTTTTCACAAAGGTTCTCTCATTAGGACCTGCAAGACTGAGGATATCGTAGATACTGGGTCACTCTCCAAAATTATAGAAGACTGCATCTCAGAGGAAAATTAA
- a CDS encoding WD-repeat domain containing protein (encoded by transcript BEWA_054150A), which translates to MHPNEQFFMVTNNDEKFIEEEQEDIDARVLDDVDRIVIAGMNTDDFSSINFCLYDSSTCGLETNHLIPISSFPLSFEVIASQEKEPLLAVGSFDPTIDLWNLRSINQFTPQASLDSQSSVLSLSHSKHLRLDFCSYLHTICFYILASLYSLFRQLLASGDSDKAVKIWDLNESSVLQTFSHHKGNVQVVLWHPNDPSLLLSGSFDKKVAILDVREPKPSAKVKLDSDVECAIWGEDFIVASTEKGYITLYDFKADKKVWSIKSHKKPCSSLFLERNLLVSCGLDSKANVFKFSRESEPTLVESKNLKAGPLFSMDKSEDDKNLLSFGGECVVIWDLETIDKLNEILA; encoded by the exons ATGCATCCAAATGAGCAATTTTTCATGGTTACAAACAACGATGAGAAATTTATCGAGGAGGAACAAGAGGATATTGAC GCAAGAGTTTTAGATGATGTAGACCGTATAGTAATCGCCGGAATGAATACGGATGATTTTTCGTCTATCAATTTTTGTCTCTATGATTCCTCTACATGTGGATTGGAAACAAATCATCTCATTCCAATATCAAGTTTCCCTTTGTCTTTTGAAGTAATCGCATCCCAGGAGAAGGAACCATTGCTGGCAGTTGGCTCCTTTGATCCTACAATTGACCTTTGGAATTTGAGAAGTATTAACCAATTTACACCACAGGCATCCCTTGATTCGCAGTCTTCCGTATTATCACTATCGCATTCAAAACATTTGAGGTTAGACTTTTGCTCATATCTTCACACTATttgtttttacattttaGCATCTCTTTATTCGTTATTTAGACAACTTCTTGCATCTGGAGACTCCGACAAAGCTGTAAAAATTTGGGATTTGAATGAGAGTTCAGTCTTACAGACATTTTCGCATCACAAGGGGAATGTACAAGTTGTTTTATGGCATCCTAATGATCCATCACTACTCTTGTCTGGCTCATTTGACAAAAAGGTTGCCATTTTGGATGTCAGAGAACCTAAGCCATCT GCAAAGGTTAAACTGGACTCGGATGTTGAATGTGCCATTTGGGGTGAAGACTTTATTGTG GCAAGTACTGAGAAAGGGTACATTACGCTCTATGATTTCAAGGCCGATAAAAAGGTTTGGAGCATCAAATCGCACAAGAAACCATGTTCTTCACTTTTCCTTGAGC GAAATTTGCTTGTATCCTGTGGGTTGGATTCCAAGGCAAATGTCTTCAAATTCAGTCGTGAAAGTGAACCGACATTGGTAGAGTCCAAGAATCTCAAGGCAGGTCCATTGTTTTCAATGGATAAGTCAGAAGACGACAAGAATTTGCTCAGTTTTGGTGGAGAATGCGTTGTCATTTGGGATCTGGAGACTATTGACAAGTTGAATGAAATTTTGGCATGA